The Plasmodium gaboni strain SY75 chromosome 5, whole genome shotgun sequence nucleotide sequence tattaataataatagtaatataaataatagtgataatataaataataatgataatataaataataacgataatataaataataacgataatgcaaataatatacataataatagtaatagtaacaacattattattaataataacaataatgataatgCCAAATATAAGAACTCCAACGAGGGTAGTGATTTTCATAAAGATAATGCGACAAGTGAACATGAACAAACAAAGAATGATAATAACCtaaataatttatcatCTTGTCAAGAAAATGTAACAAATAgtgaagaagaaaaaaaaaaagtatatcAACTAGTATATGATTTATGCTTTTCTGATAAAAGAGAAAATGCTTTACTTGAATTATCTAGAAAAAGAGAAACATATCATGATATTGCTCCAGTTCTTTGGAATTCGTTTGGAACCATTACAACATTATTACAAGAAATTGTTTCAATATATCCACAGTTGTCACCACCTTTATTAACTACATCATCATCAAATCGTGTTTGTAATTCATTAGCTCTTTTACAATGTGTAGCGTCACATCCAGAAACAAAACAACATTTTTTGAATGCACACATTCCATTGTTTCTATATCCTTTTTTAAATGCTGAATCTAAAAATAGACCTTTTGAATATCTAAGATTAACATCTTTAGGTGTCATAGGTGCTCTTGTCAAAGTAGATAATCCAGAGGTAATAAATTTTCTTCTACAAACAGAAATTATACCTTTATGTTTAAGAATTATGGAAACAGGAAGTGAATTATCAAAAACAGTTGCAACTTTTATTGTTCAAAAAATTCTCATTGATGAATTAGgattaaattatatatgtgcaACACCAGAAAGATTTTATGCTGTCTCAGCAGTACTAGCTAATATGGTTAATTCTCTTGTTGAAAATCCTTCCTCTAGATTACTTAAGCATATAGTACGTTGCTATTTAAGATTA carries:
- a CDS encoding putative cell differentiation protein; the protein is MDIVNNPNEINNSDDVISCENVNKSGDINNPTDIKNPDDVTDIHGSINENIKNSDGNNMSVCDLKNVVSPINSINNNSNINNSDNINNNDNINNNDNINNNDNANNIHNNSNSNNIIINNNNNDNAKYKNSNEGSDFHKDNATSEHEQTKNDNNLNNLSSCQENVTNSEEEKKKVYQLVYDLCFSDKRENALLELSRKRETYHDIAPVLWNSFGTITTLLQEIVSIYPQLSPPLLTTSSSNRVCNSLALLQCVASHPETKQHFLNAHIPLFLYPFLNAESKNRPFEYLRLTSLGVIGALVKVDNPEVINFLLQTEIIPLCLRIMETGSELSKTVATFIVQKILIDELGLNYICATPERFYAVSAVLANMVNSLVENPSSRLLKHIVRCYLRLSENTRALEALKYCLPEPLRHVHKAFLPCLKEDPFTKKWLLQLLFNINNDDENLTTKNPNFINHNTNQNISNINNQTVSNINNQTASNINNQTLSNINNQTASNINNQTLSNINNQTANKMPTNVYTNLNIPTSLNDINNNMPKNETHTNNHNINENIDNNSSQTFNNKMNDTNLKDVKATNNKLKGDITNNDINDNNMDDVNNNMNDNNNNNNNNEIMNDDNNNDNVDENCINNNNTNDN